The following proteins come from a genomic window of bacterium:
- a CDS encoding diacylglycerol kinase, whose protein sequence is METTNKILKSFNHAIEGLYYILRTQQNFRIHFLIAVLIVLMGMYFGIDKSEFMILSVLIFFVLITEVFNTCIELLTDMISETYHPIAKIVKDVSAGAVLLASLVAMVIGYIIFYNHLDTRIEVGINYIMGIPSHITFIVFLLAVTLSIMIKLLLHRGRPLLGGMPSVHSAVAFAMWGAIIFISKSRLLVAIGFLLALMVAQSRVAAKIHSIYEVVSGAILGILLSILLFKLYL, encoded by the coding sequence CAATCATGCGATAGAAGGGCTTTACTATATATTGCGGACACAGCAGAATTTCCGTATTCATTTCCTGATAGCCGTTCTTATTGTTCTGATGGGCATGTATTTCGGCATCGACAAGAGCGAATTTATGATTCTTTCCGTCCTGATATTTTTTGTCCTTATAACAGAGGTTTTTAATACCTGCATCGAACTTCTTACGGATATGATAAGCGAAACTTACCATCCTATCGCAAAAATAGTTAAGGATGTTTCCGCGGGAGCGGTCCTGCTTGCTTCTTTAGTGGCCATGGTAATAGGGTATATTATTTTTTATAACCATCTGGATACGCGTATTGAAGTGGGGATTAACTATATTATGGGTATTCCGAGCCATATAACATTTATTGTTTTTCTTCTTGCGGTGACTCTGTCAATAATGATTAAACTGCTTTTGCACAGGGGCAGGCCTCTTCTGGGAGGCATGCCCAGTGTCCACAGCGCGGTGGCTTTTGCGATGTGGGGAGCAATAATATTTATCTCCAAATCCCGGCTGCTTGTTGCTATCGGTTTTCTTCTGGCGTTAATGGTTGCCCAGAGCAGGGTAGCGGCAAAAATTCATTCCATATATGAAGTGGTTTCGGGAGCTATACTGGGAATCCTGCTCTCGATTTTACTGTTTAAATTA